The following is a genomic window from Verrucomicrobiia bacterium.
AGCCCGTTGGAAAACTGGCCGGAGTTCCCGTGGCGGTCAAAGACATCTATTGCACCAAGGGGGTGCGCACCACCTGCGGGTCGAGGATTTTGGAAAATTTCGTCCCCCCCTACGACGCCACCGTCATTCGGAAACTGAAGGAGGCGGATGCGATAATCGTCGGCAAAACCAACATGGATGAGTTTGCGATGGGTTCTTCCACCGAACATTCCGCCTTTGGGCCAACCTTGAATCCGCTCAATCCATCCAAGGTGCCAGGGGGCTCTTCCGGCGGTTCGGCCGCAGCCGTGGCCGCGCATCAGACGATTCTTGCCTTGGGCACCGATACTGGCGGCTCGGTGCGCCAGCCCGCCTCGCTTTGCGGCATCGCCGGTTTCCGGCCCACCTATGGTGCCGTTTCCCGTTACGGACTAGTGGCTTTTGCTTCATCCCTCGACCAAATCAGCCCGTTCGCCAAGGATGCCCGGGACTTATGGTTGATTTCGGATGTAATCGCCGGTCACGACCGGAAGGATTCCACCTCCATTCCAGAACGGCTTTTCAATTATCCGTTTTCAGGCTCCAACGGAAAAGTCGAATTGCCCAAGAATACCCGATTTGGTGTTCCGAAGGAGTTCTGGGGGGAAGGTCTGGCACCGGAGGTGCGGGAAGCCGTTCGAGACGCCATCGACAAAGTTGCCAAGGCCGGTTACACCGTGGAAGAAGTTTCACTTCCTGCCATTTCAGCCGGCATTGCCGTTTACTACATCATCTGCACGGCAGAGGCTTCCTCCAATTTAGCCCGCTACGACGGGGTCAAGTACGGTCTGCGGGTCAACGGATATGCGGATTTGTTCGAGATGTACGCCAAAACGCGGGAGGCCGGGTTCGGCGCGGAAGTGAAACGCCGCATCATTCTCGGAACCTATGTGCTTTCGAGCGGATATTACGACGCTTACTATTTAAAAGCCCAAAAAGTGCGGGCCGTGATGAAAATGGAGTTCGCCGAAGTTTTCAAAAAAGTGGATTTCCTCCTGGGGCCGACTACCCCTTCTGTCGCTTTCGATGTAGGGGAGAAAACGGATGACCCGATGGAAATGTATCTGAACGACATCTACACCGTCCCGGTAAACTTGGCTGGTGTGCCGGCAGTGTCGATCCCCTGTGGAAAGAACAAAGACGGGCTTCCAATGGGGCTGCAAATTATCGGGCCGCAGAAAAAAGATGAGATGTTGCTCAAAGCCGCAATGACTTTTGAAAATCTCGGAATCACGATTTAGAAGGACAAAGATGACCGAATATGAAACTGTAATCGGATTGGAAGTCCATGCCCAGCTGGACACCGCGACCAAGATTTTTTGCGGCTGTTCGACCGCATTTGGCGCTGAGGGGAATACCCAGACCTGCCCCATCTGCTTGGGAATGCCGGGTGTTTTACCCGTTCTGAATAAAAAGGCGGTCGAGCTGGCCATCCGCTCGATTTTGGCCGTCGGGGGAACGGTTCAGCCCAAAAGCATCTTCGCCCGCAAAAATTACTTTTATCCCGACCTGCCCAAAGGGTATCAAATCTCGCAATACGAAAGACCGCTTGGCTTGGGCGGTTCGTTAACGATTCATCTGGACGGTTCAACCAAACGGGTCGGCATCACACGCATTCATCTCGAGGAAGATGCCGGAAAATCGTTTCACCCCGAGGGGCGGGCCATTGACTACACCTTGGTGGATGTGAACCGCTGCGGGGTGCCGTTGATAGAAATCGTTTCCGAGCCGGATATCCGTTCGTCGGAAGAGGCCTATGCCTATCTGGTCACTCTCAAACAGATATTGCAGTACACGGAAGTAAGCACGGCGGACATGGAGAAAGGAAAGCTTCGCTGTGACGCCAACGTTTCCATCCGGCCCAAGGGACTGAAAGAGTTTGGTACGAAAACGGAGTTGAAGAATATGAATTCTTTCCGGGCCGTACAGAAAGCCCTTGACGTTGAGATTGCCCGGCAAATCAAAATAGTTGAAAGTGGCGGCAAGGTTATTCAGGAAACCCTGCTGTGGGATGAGGATAACCAGTCCGTACATCCGATGCGGGCCAAGGAGTTTTC
Proteins encoded in this region:
- the gatB gene encoding Asp-tRNA(Asn)/Glu-tRNA(Gln) amidotransferase subunit GatB, with the protein product MTEYETVIGLEVHAQLDTATKIFCGCSTAFGAEGNTQTCPICLGMPGVLPVLNKKAVELAIRSILAVGGTVQPKSIFARKNYFYPDLPKGYQISQYERPLGLGGSLTIHLDGSTKRVGITRIHLEEDAGKSFHPEGRAIDYTLVDVNRCGVPLIEIVSEPDIRSSEEAYAYLVTLKQILQYTEVSTADMEKGKLRCDANVSIRPKGLKEFGTKTELKNMNSFRAVQKALDVEIARQIKIVESGGKVIQETLLWDEDNQSVHPMRAKEFSDDYRYFPEPDLLPLEVSTDWLETVHKAMPELPEARRRRFVETHQLSDYDASLLTSERPVADYFETVIKSFPNAKTVANWISVEIFRFLKEKRISIDELKVSPVELATLLKKLDSGALSNNMAKEALAEMVETGKTVETVVKVKGLVQESDEAVLDGWVREVIASFPKQMASYKGGKKQLLGFFVGETVKKSGGKANPKLVANLVKKHLGE
- the gatA gene encoding Asp-tRNA(Asn)/Glu-tRNA(Gln) amidotransferase subunit GatA, whose product is MSDLNTKKAWELLPLLEGKEISAVELAESCLSEIDRTGKKLNSFITILADSALEKAREVDAKRSKGEPVGKLAGVPVAVKDIYCTKGVRTTCGSRILENFVPPYDATVIRKLKEADAIIVGKTNMDEFAMGSSTEHSAFGPTLNPLNPSKVPGGSSGGSAAAVAAHQTILALGTDTGGSVRQPASLCGIAGFRPTYGAVSRYGLVAFASSLDQISPFAKDARDLWLISDVIAGHDRKDSTSIPERLFNYPFSGSNGKVELPKNTRFGVPKEFWGEGLAPEVREAVRDAIDKVAKAGYTVEEVSLPAISAGIAVYYIICTAEASSNLARYDGVKYGLRVNGYADLFEMYAKTREAGFGAEVKRRIILGTYVLSSGYYDAYYLKAQKVRAVMKMEFAEVFKKVDFLLGPTTPSVAFDVGEKTDDPMEMYLNDIYTVPVNLAGVPAVSIPCGKNKDGLPMGLQIIGPQKKDEMLLKAAMTFENLGITI